One Uloborus diversus isolate 005 chromosome 7, Udiv.v.3.1, whole genome shotgun sequence genomic window, ttcactagatggcagcatgaacgataagaaaatcaagtagaaaagcgaagatattgcactatttcaccctgacgctttcagaatctttcggtccCTAACCGAACGTTGGTAGTGAAGCTAAGCGAAAAAAGCTTGTTTGCTGttttatctgttacatttttagtTGGTGTTGTGTGTGGGTATAAACTAAAAGAATTTAGGTTGAAATAcctgaaacaaaaaagaaatttcttccaaAGGAAGTATAAGCAAGTTCAAGATCAGCTTGATTTCATTGCCCATAATTAGTTTTGCTTCAACTTAAAACGTAAGTGCTCTGCGGTAAATTGAGTATAAATGTTCTTATTTGCTTTAGTTCTTGTTACAAAGCTTTACAAGTGTGCGTAAttgaaaatttcaagtttttatgttATCCGTTGTGACCACtgttttttcactttaaccaccttaaaccttttttttccagATAAACTAAACGTTTTAACGAAGTTCTTGTATCTGTATTATGTCTGTTTTTGGATGTGTAGTACCAAATACCTTTATCCTTTATATTGTACTAGACaccttttttattgattttaatctGATTATTTTTGCAGGTGAAGCAAGACATTTCTAATTaagcatgatttttaaaatttacgttTCTTTCTTGGTTAGTTTTGATCCTAACAAACAATAATGATatcatttagaatttaaaaataacaatgaatTTCTTAGTGCATgttttttacattgattttcaaattcaTACTGATATGGCTCTTTCTGTGtgttcttttaaattgttttaagatTCCACTTTTGGCTTTGGGTTTTTTCTCTTTGCTTTTCAGCTTTGTAAAAAAACTGATGCTTAGCTTTGCTATACCTTATGATTTCTTTCTCCTGATTTAtaacctaaatatttttaaacaggtGCAATTCTCCCCCATTGAGCTCTAATACAAAGAAGAAAGCGAACTTGGTGGTCCGTTTTTTGCACAAGCAAGTATGGTACTAATAAGTGTTCGCTTTGCACTTAAACTCGAGTTTCATTCTGTAAAGAGATTGCCATGTATTTTTTGAGTCCTTAAACTGATCTGTTTCGGATTTCTTTTGCTAGTTATTAAACAAGATGTTTTATTATGCAATGCATTTTGCCATACTTGCTCGAAAACCAGACTGCAAGCTTTATTGTTGAAGAATGGGAAGTTCTCTTTCCTCTTAGTAGCATAGCTGTACCCCAAAAGGTCTTGATAAATCAGGGGTGCCATGAAGAGGGGTTATGACACTGAGGGTCTGAAATTTTAGGGAGATATTTTTTAAGGGAGAAGTGTTTAATTTGGAAGTTTTTGACCTCCTCTTAAGGGTGAAGAGGATACTCTGTTGCAGTAGAAAGTTGTGCGCCATTGTTCTTGGGACCGATGGCCACCCTTagaaaaattaacatttacaTTATGGGGgcctttttttcttgttatttttcgttaaaaaatgcaCTCTTGTCCCCTCTAGGAAATTTTGTAATAACAGGCCTGctcttttatcattttattatattAGAATTCAGATTACAGTCAATATAAGCATTTTTTATGTGTTTAGTGCCTTATTTGTGcatagtcaaagaaaaaaaaaactgaatgtgtTTTAAGCCATAAACCgtattttttgcaatttgaaataaccCAATACTCGGCTATTAACAacttatcaaaaatatatttttacataaaatgctcctttcttaatatcaataaaattggAAACAATGAATTGAATTCATGAGAAGCAGAACTGTAGAAGTGAGTTATACAAGCAGGGGGAGCCCAACTGGGGGCGGGGGTTGATCATGGAGCagactgtgcccttgaaatttgtctggggtttttcaaaaaaaaaaaaaaaatctcttggggagggggggactgCTCTCAATTGAAAGGATCTTAAGGCATTTGGGTGGGTGCACCATTGCTCGTAGGAGGGATGAACTACCCTGTAATCACTATATCTTAAACCAAGGCCACATTTGCCCAGGAGCCGAGCGCCTTCGCTTTTCAATTTGTgtcaattttaacattttagacgAAATTCAGGCTATTTATGAGCAAAAGTGAGATTTGAGGACTGCAGATCCTTTAATTGCAGAAAAGATATTATTGTGTCCCTGCAAACGATCTGAAAAAGGCATCTTTCTCCTGTATTATTGCTAAAAATTAAGCCCCTGTTTTAAAATCACAAAATGTCTAAATTCATTTCAAGTTCATTGCATGCTATTAACAACCAACACTTTTGccaaaaattgtaacaaaatacCACTTCTAAGCATTTCACTTCCTGAACTAACTGAATATTCTTTCATGTGCAGCTACTTCTTGCTTTCTCTAAACCTCTTACTATCATTCTCTCCATCAGCGTTCAACCTGACTTCCATTTTTAACCTCGCTAACATGTCTACTTCTGTGCGTCCTCGTCCATCCCCTCTCAACTCCCCTCGTTCGTCTCCTTGTCCATCACCACGCAGTTCGCCAAGATTCTCAAGGAAACATCTTCGATCGCCAACAGTGAAGAAAAGGATGATGCCTGTGCTCATAGTTCATGGTGGAGCTGCTACTGTGCCTCCCGACAAACAAGCCTTAAAACTGGAGGGCGTCAAAAGAGCCGTTAACAAGGGATATGATGTGCTGTTGTCACCGGAAGGTACTGCGTTGGATGCTGTGGAAGCCGCTGTGAGGGTCATGGAGGATGATCCGGTTTTTAATGCTGGTGTGTGGTTTGAAAGTTTTTATTAACCCCTTGACTGCTCAATTTGTAGActaaaattgcttcaaaaaaatttttttttgcattttttaaatttatattggagaatttaaaaatgcgtttttctgcggttaatttctatttattccataatattaaaaaaaattgtttaaaatttcgcaaaataaaacattgaaaaaaaaaaaaaaccttaaaaatgctGTTTAGTATGAGAAAGTTTGAAGCACTCCTTGAAGGCTACGTACAACTAAGTCTCAGCACCAGATTTGcgttttttcaggattttttaaaatttgtatctttTCTTAAACATCACACTGTTTTCGAAGCTCTTTTTTTATGGGGTTAGGTGCTATGTGTTTTGCAGAATAATGAGCTTTAAATCTCAAAAGGTTCAGAGTAGAACTCAGTCTTCCAGTACCTCTTTTATTTCtgcaatcaaaattttcaaatgctaCAATTTAGTGATCAGCTGAAAGAAAGCAATTGTTGgccaaaatgtaaattaaagatCTAATAGAtgcataaaatttatttctgtggTTAAATGCCTGATTCGCCTGATAGTTGTAAAAGATGCAAATATCAAAAGTCTTTTGAacgtaaataataatttgaatataaTGCTGAATCAGGACTGTCTCTAGGATTTGTGAAAgagatcaaaatttttaaaataaaatattttttcaagactTATTTACATCTTGCTGTAGTGCAATGCtcaattttatttcaactttagTGGCAGATTTGATGACCCCAAATGTTGATGGCCTAGTCCTGTGTGAGATGTGCCCCTGCCTTAATCTGGGCCTGAGTAGAGAGCATGCTGAAAGAAAGTAGGCCAATCCACTACTTGGTAGCCCAATCTGGCAATAGTATAAATTGGTTTTCACGTTTCAGGTgttatggatgaaaaaacatcaGACACTTTTGTCCTAAATGTCTCTTCCTCCTTAAGCTctcatattttgcattgaaaagaggATTCCCCCAAACCCCAAAACATGCATCCAAAAATTTGTATCTGTAAATGCTGTTTAGTTATCTTCTACTTTTTGCACAgaagttttatttactttctgataaaatttattatttaggttaaaaaaaaaaaaaaataaatttccttaagATTTTGTAACCTTAATAGATTTGTttaaaccttcttttttttttgttttagttgatttgttaaaataaactttttgcactaatttgaatcttagtatttttttctaaggTTTTGGATCATCTCTTACCATCAACGGTGATGTAGAAATGGATGCTATTGTAATGGAAGGAACTCGAATGAAAGCTGGAGCAGTTGCTGCTGTTACCAAACTTGCTAATCCAGTTTCTTTGGCGAGGAAAATTATGGAACAGGTAATTTCAGAATGTTTCGTCCTCTTTGTTTCAAGCTTAAACTTTTGCTTAAATatacaaattaatgtttttttttttggaatatacaCTATAAGACAGAAAAGTATTGgcacactttcaaaaattcatatttgtaAGGATTTTTCCAAGAAATAAGAGACTAAattctttgtaacttttgtctTATAAAAGGTATGCCCCAGctgttatttttcaataaaagataTATCACCCTTGCATTTTtgggatcagtaacaaattgaggaaaataaaaatgttttttgatcatcattcatcgtaaatagctgagaataagctgtacatttcagaaattagttatcTTTCTATGTGCaactattttacttactttcgagaaagtatcactgatatttacgaagatataagcatttctttcaaaactacaaatttgaaggtttttggcgcATAACACGCAAAGCTTTCCACCAAAGCTTACCAAACTCtcagaaaatttgacagcatacaagagataatactaaaatttgaaaataaaatatggaaaatttaatgaaatatggcTGTTTGAAACAACttatttttcactgcgcatgtgcAAAAGAAAGCAATGTATAACTTTAataatctaaaacccaactaGATTTCTTGACTCATGATAAAATTCTagtttaatatcttaaaaattcagaaagttgtcagcgatctaatgagccaaaATTCAATAATTCTCGGATAGGTGACAAATTGTgaggggtcgttcgcaagtttGCAGCATTTGCTTGCAATcttcagtgtgattcatgataaaaacagattatttgtgaATGATCCCTCAATTGGTAAAGTTTTGGTGAAAAATAGAGGACATTTTCCACAGGGTTTACAGATGAATGTCATGCCGCATGCAGATGGATAAGTAGCATGATATTGTCTGTTttctacgagaaggcacttcTCCCCGCTTTGTCGAACGCAGAGttcaattttacaaatacaaatacaaatgtgatgaccagcaacaggctctgggcccagctaggctggtctagtcaattaattagtcctcaatgaagatcaatggccctcttaaagctctccacccccttgctcattaccacctcttctggtaagttattccaagtgcccacaaccctgctaaagtagtagtttttcgtAATCTCCAAGTTAGCTTGAGATTTAAgtaacttaaaacaatgacccctcttcctgctttccccacaaaaatttaatccatttatatctttcattttgataaatttaagtaactgaatcatgtcccctctgactctcctttgctcctggctatacatgttaagtctattaagtctggtatcataatctaaatctgaaagtccctttACTATTCTAGTTAcctttctttgaaccctttccaatacaaaaatatctttctttagataaggcgaccaaaactgaacagcatactccaaatgaggtcttactaaactcctatataaaggcagaagaaccttcttagatttgtttgaaatagatctgttgataaacccaagcattttgttggttttgttactagcaatgctgcactgttgactaaacttgaagtcctgatttattaagattcccagatccataacattttctgcctgattaatgactgaaccctgtaaacgatatctcgtATACTTATTTCCATGTCTGGTGTAGCATCTGACATTTctctacattaactgccatatcccatttatctgcccacttagtaatatgatctaaatcctcttgaagctgctttacttgttcttcattttcaacaatccccataacttttacatcatcagaaaaacaatttatgtttccagaaatattttcatcaatatcattcataaaaataatatacagATGAGGCCCTAAAACTAATCCCTGAGGAACcacgcttaaaacatcactccatttagaatgatttcctctcacaactactctttggtTCCTACCAGTGAgtcaatttctaacccaaagtaaagtttttcctcctattcctatgttagctaatttgctgagaagagcaacatgtggtaccttgtcaaaagctttttgaaaatcaatatgaacaacatccacacattttttgttatctaaagctgaggtaaccttgttgtagaaatgcaataaattagtagcacaggaTTTAcatttcctgaaaccatactgcaaactagtcaacagactattagtctaagaacttcatgatcttaattttgatcaaagtttcgaaaatcttacaaatcactgaagtcaaacttacaggtctataattcccagcattgcCTTTAGAACCCTTCTTGAAGAggcattatgttagccagcttccagtcctctggcaccgtccccgagttataagaagcattgaaaatattcaaaataacatccactaattcctctgcacattcaactaaaatttttggataaatattgtcTCTGTTCAAAttgctttagttgctttaaactttttcaaatcaaatagaacctcctccctggaaaatacaaaatcctcaagctgtataatagcttgtgtcttgttagtgtcaactgttgagatacagttatcgttaaacacactggaaaaaaagttatttagaacatttgcaatatccctatcattttaaattaaatttccatacCCATCAACCAATGGCCCTATTTGActatttcgagctttcccagaattagcgtaagcaaaaaaccttttaggattcccatcaatgtcatctgctagcttttgctccaattcccttttctgaatccgtaccaaatacttaatggagcctctccgcactctaaccagtttttttaaactgacgAAAAACGGCTTGCTTATAACTAAGAACTTcctagtctccctggagaaccacatgggcatAATTTCTTACTAACACCTTTTTTCCTAAATAGAACATAATCCCCAACTGTTTTAGCaagtttttccttaaattctgtccactgctgatctacgtcgctattttccattCCTGACGCAAAAACCTCTTTCAatctctgcctaagtgcaacaaaatcagcgtttctgaaattgggcacagacctaaaattatcatctttgtaCCCTTCAAATTTAATccagaacctaatgctgttatgatcactatctcctatatgatcccctacacacaacccctgaacaaaacttcctatgtcacaaaaaactagatccaaaattgcctcctcttGAGTTCtttgagttacaacttgatctaagaagcAGTCAccaattgcttttaaaaattcctctttgccattaccagggtaaaaattattccaatcaatacctggaaaattgaaatcccccgttatgataacggatcccttactggacatgtcactaataatacggtacatctgttcatcttgtccctggtttgaattaggtggcctataaatgtttccaaagcataGCCTTTTGcacttactgctcatcaactccagccaaaccatatcaatatcagtaggcttatcatttatgaccaatccattgcaaatgaaattgtctccaacataaaataaaaccctacgacctcttttacctactctatcttgtctgaacaaattatacccagcaacgtgtaataactctgcatcaaattcggtagcccatgtctctgtaattccaataacatccaacttctcatccataactatgcttttcaattcatccatcttgttcctaatactgcgagcattggtatagaaaactttaaataTGCCTAAATTGCTTTGATTTAACATCCTGAAATTTCCTAAAGCACAATTTTTAACATCACTACTCTTGTTCGatactttatttccatttctagtaatacccaaaaaatttcatcctctcgatacctgatgcttaaaccatgccccccattccaacttagtttttgactccgaagcccctaaaattaatccactaatcattttgacccctgtagagctcagatgcaggccatccctagcaatccacaTAGTGATGATCGGTAAACATTCCCTGTGCTTGTAAATGAAACAACCATTACATTGCATTGAACACTGAAGCCCCCCGTGTTTGCAGTTTACCAGTTTTAGATGCCCAAGATGACTCAGGGAAATGAGGCTACAGGGACAGTTCAATAGGCAACCTTAAATTTGGttgcattttaatgtgcagaaaaagtcttagtgtcctttacatcacttgcctCTTTTGTCTGTTGCTCGCTACtttcgttattcttacattttgaaaacagcTGCATTTACGACAAAAAACTATGATCCGAATATTCCGCCTTTCACCAAAAACGgcgaaatagaatcatcagaTACCACATGATGAAGCAAGAGTCAAGTGCTTTCTCATGAAAAACTGAGAATAATTCATATCATTTTTgaccaagtctttaaatttggcgacttttcttaaagttTCAGCAGACTTTAAAGCCTTATATCTGTATTCACAGAGGACAGAGTGCAAATTTTTGTAAGTCAAACAACATGTTCCTCTATGTTCTTTCAGTTGCAAcctattattgctttttttctacATTACACAATTTGTGAGGTTTCCATGTTAGATTAACTGAAGCTCTTTTAGTATTCTAATCTGTGCGTCTGTTTATTTAAGTGCTATTTAgcataaaaatcaatttcaagaatTGTGCTTAAGCTTCCTTTCTGTATAACCTAAAATCATGTGTTTAGAAGTTAATTAAATTGGGTTAGAAGAAGTTTAACTAGGGTAGGATTTAGGGGAGGGTAGTCGGGGTTACTGCCCTGGGGCCTcaacaacaaaggggccccccacaataaaatttttacaaaatatcctaactttcacgggtcagctaattttatgttttttctcccctataaattataataataataatataaaaaaataaatagcagtaacttcaggatgtatttattattaaagtgctgatcaaaaatatcggatatatgcatatacagggtgtttataaaTGATGGACCCGATTTTAGAAAATCGTATTTTCAAACGTTCTTGACGGAATAGAAtaattaatgcgtaaaattaaggagaaaagtaccaagtttttttta contains:
- the LOC129225858 gene encoding isoaspartyl peptidase/L-asparaginase-like isoform X1, translating into MLLTTNTFAKNCNKIPLLSISLPELTEYSFMCSYFLLSLNLLLSFSPSAFNLTSIFNLANMSTSVRPRPSPLNSPRSSPCPSPRSSPRFSRKHLRSPTVKKRMMPVLIVHGGAATVPPDKQALKLEGVKRAVNKGYDVLLSPEGTALDAVEAAVRVMEDDPVFNAGFGSSLTINGDVEMDAIVMEGTRMKAGAVAAVTKLANPVSLARKIMEQSDHVLLVGNGAHQFAQIVGMPLIQPQQLVTNWAQDRLQQYKSFTNAVHLAMTLNDHDTVGAVAIDSAGHVACATSTGGITAKRAGRVGDTPAVGAGGFADDFIGAVSTTGHGETIMRVCLSRHITGLMQQGMSAHDAAVAGLEYMKNRVQGYGGAICVSNNGEVGIHFTTEHMAWAYRKGNILHFGLTPNEDISDVVQIDCSP